The following proteins are co-located in the Peromyscus maniculatus bairdii isolate BWxNUB_F1_BW_parent chromosome 23, HU_Pman_BW_mat_3.1, whole genome shotgun sequence genome:
- the Foxl3 gene encoding forkhead box L3: MFDSSQYPYNCFNDDADDYPAGSSDEEKRLTRPAYSYIALIAMAIQQSPAGRVTLSGIYDFIMRKFPYYRANQRAWQNSIRHNLSLNSCFVKVPRTEGHDKGKGNYWTFAGGCESLLDLFENGNFRRRRRRRGPKREGPPGSLEPAARGSPDPDSARAPDREAQASPATHRDIKFSIDYILSSPDPFPALRSPCHFQEARYPALEPHQMSFHFWAA, from the exons ATGTTTGACAGCTCCCAGTACCCCTATAACTGCTTCAATGACGACGCCGACGACTACCCTGCCGGCAGCTCCGACGAGGAAAAAAGGCTCACAAGACCAGCATACAG CTACATCGCGCTGATCGCCATGGCCATCCAGCAGAGCCCCGCGGGACGCGTGACCCTGTCCGGCATCTACGACTTTATTATGCGCAAGTTCCCCTATTACCGCGCCAACCAGCGCGCCTGGCAGAACTCCATCCGGCACAACTTGTCGCTCAACAGCTGCTTCGTCAAG GTGCCACGAACTGAGGGCCACGATAAGGGCAAAGGCAACTACTGGACGTTCGCGGGTGGCTGCGAGTCCCTCCTGGATCTTTTCGAGAATGGCAACTTCCGTCGGCGACGCAGGCGACGCGGCCCCAAGCGCGAGGGACCTCCAGGTTCCCTCGAGCCAGCAGCGCGCGGGTCCCCGGACCCCGACAGCGCGCGAGCCCCAGACCgcgaagcccaggctagccctgccacacacagagacatcaaATTCAGCATTGACTACATCCTGTCTTCCCCGGACCCTTTCCCTGCGCTCAGGTCGCCCTGTCACTTCCAGGAAGCCAGGTATCCAGCACTGGAGCCCCATCAAATGAGCTTCCATTTTTGGGCAGCATGA